One genomic region from Chelmon rostratus isolate fCheRos1 chromosome 11, fCheRos1.pri, whole genome shotgun sequence encodes:
- the vwc2 gene encoding brorin, with amino-acid sequence MLHSVAMTAEVLFVLGVLMSGAQCNPIATLPVSRERLERVLTQAREDKNQDKQAPEEPLGYGAQQRLQEINASGPNRTAVSRAKPNLSSQTRGSKGGKPQELWSEQDTLNQIDEGPTSDVTLALDAIDEYAYPDYRGKGCMDESGFVFAIGEQFTPGPSTCPCLCTDEGPLCTKPECPKVHPRCIKVDTSQCCPQCKEKKNYCEFRGKIYASLEEFKVSPCEKCRCEPNGEVLCSVAACPQTECVDPEYEPDQCCPICKSGPNCYADTAVIPAGREVKIDECTICYCTYEEGTWQIERQATCSKNECQRS; translated from the exons CTGATGAGCGGCGCTCAGTGTAATCCTATAGCGACCTTACCGGTGAGCCGAGAACGTCTGGAAAGGGTGTTGACCCAAGCCAGGGAGGACAAAAATCAGGACAAGCAGGCCCCAGAGGAACCGCTAGGATACGGCGCTCAGCAGCGGCTGCAGGAAATCAATGCCTCGGGCCCCAACAGGACTGCCGTGAGTCGTGCCAAGCCGAACCTCAGCTCCCAGACAAGAGGATCTAAGGGCGGGAAGCCCCAGGAGCTGTGGAGCGAGCAGGACACCCTGAATCAAATAGACGAGGGCCCCACCAGTGACGTCACCCTCGCCCTGGACGCCATCGACGAGTACGCCTACCCAGACTACAGGGGGAAAGGCTGCATGGATGAGAGCGGCTTTGTGTTCGCCATCGGTGAGCAGTTCACCCCGGGCCCTTCGACGTGCCCTTGCCTCTGCACAGACGAGGGCCCTCTGTGCACCAAGCCAGAATGTCCCAAGGTCCACCCTCGCTGCATTAAAGTAGACACCAGCCAATGCTGCCCGCAGTGCAAGGAGAAAAAGAACTACTGCGAGTTTCGGGGCAAGATCTACGCCTCTCTAGAAGAATTTAAG GTGTCTCCATGTGAGAAGTGCCGATGTGAGCCAAATGGAGAGGTGTTGTGCTCTGTGGCAGCCTGCCCTCAGACAGAGTGCGTGGACCCGGAGTACGAGCCGGATCAGTGCTGTCCCATCTGCAAGAGCG GGCCCAATTGCTACGCGGACACAGCGGTGATACCGGCCGGCCGAGAGGTGAAGATTGATGAGTGTACAATCTGCTACTGCACATACGAGGAGGGCACGTGGCAAATTGAGCGTCAGGCCACCTGCAGTAAGAACGAGTGCCAGCGGAGCTAG